In Planctomycetia bacterium, the genomic stretch CGCCGACGAACATGATGCCGGCGCCGGGCACCTTGTGCCCGCGGACTTCCGTGGGAGTCTGATCGCCGTCGCGCCAGCTCATCGTCACCGCTGGCAGTTCGTCGCGCGCGGGAAACTCCCAGACGACTTTCAATCCCATGGGCGCGGTCTCCGGATGCGGTTCCGGGCCGAAGGCCTCGCAGGTTGTCGGCGCGTGCAGCTTCAACGACCAGAACACCAAGTCGATGTAATGGCAGCCCATGTCGGCGAGCGTGCCGCCGCCGAAGTCCCACCAGCGCCGCCAGTTGGCGGGCAAGTAGATCGGACTATAGGGCCGCTCCGGCGCGGGGCCGAGCCACAGGTCCCAATGCAGGCTCTTCGGGACCGGCGGCCGATCGGTCGGGCGATCGCCGCCGCCCCAGCCTTTGCCGACCCAAACATCGACCTCAGTCACCTTGCCGATCGCGCCAGACTGAATGATCTCGACTACGCGGCGGTAGTTGTCTGTGGCGTGGATTTGCGTCCCCATTTGGGTCGCTTGCTTCGTGGCGGCGGCCGTTTGCGAAACGGTCCGGGCTTCGAAGATCGTGTGCGTGAGCGGCTTTTCGCAATAGACGTGCTTGCCATGCTTAAGAGCCAGCAACGTGGCCGGCGCGTGGATGTGATCCGGCGTGCAAACGCAGACCGCGTCGATCGATTCCTCGTCCATCAGCTTGCGGAAATCGGTGAACTTCTGCGCCTTGGGGAACCGCTCACCGCACTTGCCCAAGAGCAAGTCGTCGATATCGCAGATCGCGACGAGGTTCTCGTGCTGGACGTTGTCGATCGTGAATTCGGCCTGATTCGACGTGCCGACCATCGCCACGTTCAGCTTGTCGTTCGCCAACCGCCGCGCCGCCCGGGATGGAAACGTCCAGAAACCGCCGAACGTCGCGGCGGCGCCGGCGGCGGCCGTGGTCTGGAGGAATAGACGACGATTCGGGCGCTGGCTCATGGCGGGTTCTCCCTGGCGGGGTGCGGGGCAACGAGCGCCGGCGCGCTCGGCGAAGTGGGGTTCGAGCAGTTCGGCCTTATGCTAGCCCCAATGGTAGGCCCGTGCAATCTTCGGTATGGTGGAAAGCTCTATTCCGAGCGCGCACACTAGCCCGTAGCGCCAGCGAGGGGGAGAGGACGTCGCTGAGGAACGCAGCGAGTACGCCGAGCAAACCGTACACTTCGGTGCGTTTTCAATGACGTTGAAGTGGACACGGTCGGTTTGGCGTTGTCGCCAAACGATCAGCAGCGTCAACTCCCCCTCGCTGGCGCTACGGGCTAGTGTTGGCACAATTCTCTCCGCCGTGATCACGCACCTTGACTGACAACATCGCATCGACGAACGAAACGAGCGCCACCCTTGCCGAGGCGGCCGCCCGACATGGCATTGAGCTTTCCAAGAAACAGCTCGAAAAGCTGGAGCAATATTGCAAGCTGCTCTGGGAGTGGAACGAGAAGATCAATCTCACGCGGCACACGACGTACGACAAGTTCGTCGGCCGCGATCTGGTCGACACGCACGTCCTGGCCAACTTGATCGAACAAGGCGAGCGCGTGCTCGACGTCGGCACCGGCGGCGGCGTGCCGGGCATTCCGCTGGCAATTCTGCGCCCGGACTTGACGGTCGCGCTGTCGGAATCGGTCGGGAAGAAGTCGCGCGTCGTCGAGGACATCGTCAAGCGT encodes the following:
- the rsmG gene encoding 16S rRNA (guanine(527)-N(7))-methyltransferase RsmG → MTDNIASTNETSATLAEAAARHGIELSKKQLEKLEQYCKLLWEWNEKINLTRHTTYDKFVGRDLVDTHVLANLIEQGERVLDVGTGGGVPGIPLAILRPDLTVALSESVGKKSRVVEDIVKRLGLQMSVYPERAEKVLAKREFDTLVIRAVAPLPKLLTWFKPLWQRFGRLLVIKGPAWVEERGEARHLGLLRSLELRRVANYPIPGADGESVVLMVWPRGKKRA
- a CDS encoding Gfo/Idh/MocA family oxidoreductase: MSQRPNRRLFLQTTAAAGAAATFGGFWTFPSRAARRLANDKLNVAMVGTSNQAEFTIDNVQHENLVAICDIDDLLLGKCGERFPKAQKFTDFRKLMDEESIDAVCVCTPDHIHAPATLLALKHGKHVYCEKPLTHTIFEARTVSQTAAATKQATQMGTQIHATDNYRRVVEIIQSGAIGKVTEVDVWVGKGWGGGDRPTDRPPVPKSLHWDLWLGPAPERPYSPIYLPANWRRWWDFGGGTLADMGCHYIDLVFWSLKLHAPTTCEAFGPEPHPETAPMGLKVVWEFPARDELPAVTMSWRDGDQTPTEVRGHKVPGAGIMFVGDKGLMFADYGGYKLYPEDQFKGFTAPPQSIPASIGHHAEWLQACRTGEPTTCNFGYAGPLTETVLLGNVAYRSGQKLEWDSENMKIPNAPEAEKFLRREYRSGWTL